The Leptospiraceae bacterium genome includes the window TGAAAAAGTCAAGTTTGCCCTCGGTGTAGAAGGGGATAAATTATTAATAAGAATCAAAAGAAGTACCGAAAAAATAAATAGCAAAATGACCTCAGGAGGTATCCAGCTAAAAAAATTGTCAAAAAAAAGTATTGTCTTTTGATAAGCAGTTGTAATTGTCTTAAGGGAGTTTTCTAATGACTCATAGTTTCGTTTTATGTCTTCAAATAATCCTGTGAAATTGGGCATTGTTCTTACCTTGAAAAATAAAATTTGGAGAATATTCTCTCCTTTTGTTCAGAGATTTCATAGATTTAGCCTATTGAAAAAAATTTCAATAGTTTATCTATTCATTGTTTTTATTTTTATATTTTACCATGAGAGCCACCTCCCTTGGTTTATTATTCTACTGCTTGCATTTTCAACACTAATTTTTACTCTATTACTTTTTTTATTCGGTTATGGTTTATTTCGTTTTCTATTCGGAAACAAAGGGAATCTATTTTTTGAAATTTTATTTCTTAGCGTATTGTCTGTAGTATTATACACCTTAGGTTTTTTGGAATATAGCGGTGGAAATTTATTTCTATTAATTGTTATTGCGATTGCGTTTTTTTTTAAATTCACTAACTCTATATTGTATTATAGAATTTCTCTAATTGGTCTTTCAATTTTATCTGTCGGGTTGGTTACGTTTTACTATTTGCAAGCAAACGAAAAATTTTTGTTCTACTACTTTAATCAGTCTAAATACGGAGAAATCGAAAAAGATTTTACAAAGTGGAAATTTAACGAATCAACAAAAGAGCTTTCTAATTCAGAAATTCCAATAAAGTTCAAACTACCGGAAAGTTTCCAATTTTACAATCCCAAGGACTTAGACTTAAAGGAAAAAACAGGAGCCGGGCAAATTGCAGGAATCATTTCTATTGGGGCTGTAGATCCAAATCTATATCCTTTTGTTCGTATTTTTTTCTTACCAAAATCAATAAATATGAGTGAGGAACAAATATATTCTGAATTTTCTAAACTATTGGAAGTTGGAGTAAACAGAGGAGAATTTGAAGAATTAAAGGAGTTGGGAAAAAAACCTTTTCTTAAAAAAAACTGGAACGGATATTTTTGGGCGTACTTTGATCCACTTAGGCCCCGCTACGCAAAAACAGGTTTTTATTTTGCTCCTCTACCTTCGGGAGATGCATTACTTTTACACCTTACTGAAAATGTTACAAAAGATTTTCATGAGCCTAAGATTTTAGAAATTTTAGAAAGTATTCAGTTTTAAAAATACTTAAACACAGTTTGGTAATAGCGCATGAATTTTTTCTAATTGTGCTTTGTTTCTTTTTTCAGGAGAAGTTAGTATAGAAAATTTAGTCGAACCAACAAGACTTAAATCATCTCCATTTCCAATAAACTCAATTAGACAGGATACTAACTTTTTTGCATTCTCTCCATTCTTAGTAAGGTTTCCAATTATAAATTCAGTTGTAACAGGCTCTTCGTGCTCTTTCCAAGAATCATAGTCGGTTGACATGCAAACCATCTGATAGGCAATTTCAGCTTCACGAGCAAGTTTTGCTTCCGGTAATACACTCATGTTGATGATGTCTCCACCAAGCATTCTATACATGTTGGACTCGGCTCTAGTTGAAAACAAAGGCCCTTCCATACAAACTACAGTCTTTTTCGTGTGGATTGTTATTCCTAGATTTTTTCCACAGGCTTCAATTCGATCAGATAGGTTTTTAGAAAACGGATCTCCAAAACTTGCATGAGCTACTATCCCATTTCCAAAAAATGTAGAAGGACGATTTCCTTTGGTTCTATCAATTATTTGATCTGGTAAAACAAAATCAAGAGGTTTGATTTCTTCTCTAAGACTTCCAACTGAACTAAATGCTACAATTTCTTCTACACCGATATTTTTCAATGCACATATATTCGCTTGATTTGGAATTTCGGTCGGTGATATAAAATGCCCTTTACCGTGTCTTGGGAGAAATGCGACTAACTTCCCTTTGTATTTACCTATTGTGATTTTATCTGAGGGCTTGCCCCAAGGAGTGTCGGGATGTATCTCTTCTATAATCTCCATACCATCTAATCCATAAAGCCCTGTTCCACCAATGATTGCAGCTTTTACTTTTTCTTTCATACTTGTCTTATTTCAATGGCTACAAGTTTCAAGCAAGAGAAAAAATAATTCATTCAATTTTACTTAAAAGAAATCATAATCAACCAAGTTTTATCAGAAAAAAAACTTTTTATATAGTCTCATTTATCCCCTTTTTTCGTATTCCATTTTTCGGAGAAAGACCAAATCTGACAATCTTGCAATTAACTTGTCGAGTTCTACATTTTGCTTTTCCACTTAAAACTCCCTCTCGATTGTTTCGATTTGAACATTTGTTAAATCATAAACATTGTAAACAAAAATATCTAATTCGGTCATGTCGATAATCTCACAGCATCGATTATAAATATCTTTGAATTTAATATGCTGGTTATTTTCAATAATTGGCAATGGCAAAGATTCAATATGAGAGCGTAAAATCTTTTTTGAATGAAACATTTTCCTGTAAATAAAACTATATAACTTTGAATTAAAAAGACAAACAATAGTTTCGATTGGATAGTCAATTTTTGGAATAAACAAATTCGCACTGTTAAGCAATAATCTGCCTTGATTGTCGAAAGCACAGATAATTCTATCGTTAATAAATCTATATGTGATTTTGGGTTGACGATATTTCTCAACTGACGCTATTTGCTGATACCGTTCTGGATGAAACTCAATAAAACATTCAGCAGGAAGAAAACGGAAAGGGTCTATATCCTTCCCTCTGTATATAGGTTCCATATTCTTCTTGCTTTTTGTTTTTGATATATGTTTAGCATTATTGCCTGTTACAATGCCAAGTGCAAATTCTGCATTATTTTTTAATGTTAAATATTTTCGAGAGAAAACATGGGAAAGTATTTCTTTCTCTAAAGAATTCGCTGTAGCTTGAATTATATAATCTGGAGGTGAAATTTCTTTATGATTAAGATGATACACTTGCTCGCTATTAAATATCTCAATAGAATCCGAAATTATCTCGTTACAGAATGTGAATCGTATAGCCTCAGATACTACACCTTGAAATGCGTTTCCTAACAAGTCAATTTTGATTGCTCTATTTTTAGATAGTAAAAATTTGCGAATATTTTTATGTGTTCCAACATTTAAAATTGAATGAGGTAAAAAAAAGGTTAGTGTTCCTTTGGAAGTAAGGTTATTGATGCAGTTATATAATGCTATTGAGAATGATTCCGATGTAGATATTTCATCATACATTTTAATGAGTGTTTCTTTTTCTTTAAAGTCAAGTTTACTTCCCCACGGCGGGTTTGTGACAATATTATCATAGCATATTTGATTATCTGAAATGTCAAACAATGAAATCTCTGAAGTGCCCCCCTAAAACTGTAAAGAAAAAAATCATATTTTTTGTTTATTTTTAAATTGCAGAGGAGATAGTCCTCCTAAAGCTGAATGAGGTCTGATTGAATTGTACCGATCAATAAATTGAAAAATACTTTTGGCTGCTTCAATTTTATCAGCATAACAGGAGATATTTATCTCTTGATACTTGATAGTTTTATTAAAAGATTCTGCGTGTGCATTTTCATATGCATTACCAAGACACATTGAAATTTGTATTTTGGAATTGTTCAGAAGTTCTATATATTCATGCGAACAATATCTTCTATCAGAATCAGTATGATGAATGTAACCTTCGAGACTTCCTCTGTTCATGAGAGCCGACTCAAATGCAGACCTGACAAGTTCACTATTAAGTTTATCAGAAACAGCTCGTCCGATGACCTCTCTGTTTTCCATATCCATTAGTGATGCCAGATAATGATTTTTCCCCTGAACATCAAAAAAAGTAACATCACCAACTATTACTCGTGCATGATTAATTGACTTGTCCTTAAGAAGATTTGGATATTTTTTCAGGTTATGTTTTGAATCCGTGGTCGCATGATGATAAGCCCTCTTCGGACTGCATTTTAAAAGGTTTTCATGCATGATCCTGTAAACTCGCTTATGATTGATTTTCATATCATTTCTCAGAAAATAAGTGACAGACCTGTAACCTGATTGAGGCATTAAATCCAGATATGCTTCAATCTTTTCTATTAGTTGCTTATCCTCCTGTTTTCTTTTAATCTTTGCATCCGATTGGTAATAAAAGGAAGAGATACTGATCTCCAAAGCTTTACAGCTTTTTACAATTCCAAATTCTGGTGCGAGATACTTCCTGATAATTTCTCTTTTTGCTTCCAGTCTTGCAGATATTTTTGGGCTTTTTTTAAAATGTGATTATCTAACGCAAGGTTGGCAAGTGCACCTTCCAATTCTGCGACTCGTTTCCTTAAAGCAAATTCGGTTTGATTATTTTGTTCAAACTTTCCTGTATCTATCTCATTTCTCCAATTTCGGATTGTTTGAGGATTTACCTTTTCCCTTTGAGCTATTTGCGAAACGGAACTCTGCCCGGACAAAATTTCCATTACTATTTTTTCCTTAAATTCTTTGCCATAGTTATTTCTTCTTATCATATTATCAAGTCTCCTTTATCCCCTTTTTTTGTATTCCAGTTTTAGGGGGCAAGACCAATTTCAACTGCTTGTTCAAGCAAACGTTTTCTATTCCCATCTGTTATTCCAAGATAGCAAATATAGGAATCGCTCGCATGCAGGCGGTTTGCTCTACCTTTCAGTTTGTCTGAATTATTTAAAATATTGTTTTTTATTTTAAGATATTCTTGCTCTGTATAGTGCGTTCCATTGGATGGGGCATCAATAGTTTCAGTTCGATACCAATTATTTAATGTGGCTGTTGAAATAGTAAACTCTTTTCTCAAATCTTCACGAGTTGTCATCCTTTTATACTCCTATCAATTCGCCCGACACGGACGGCGGAGTATTTTTGTTTTCAGATTAATGATAGACAAAACAGAATCTTTAAAAATCACTCTTAATCCGTAATCGTGGGCGTTAAAAATTGCTTGACGATTGTTCCACCATAACCCAACTACATTAATAATGCCGTCCAATACTTCAATCCAATCTATCATATACATCGGTTTGTGTTGCATAGCATTGATTTCTGCAATATCCAAATAAGCTGAAACTAAACGATTCAAAACTGCCAGTTCTTCTTCTGAAAGATAATTTTTGGCAACGGCTATTTCTTGCTTGGTGGGTTTTTTGCCTTTGAAATCCGTTAATCCCATAAAGGGTAACTTTGCATTGGCACGTTGATAAATTATTTCGGCAGCTGTATGTCCGTGGGCTGCCCAATGCAATTTGTTTTGAACGGTTTGGAAAAATTGTTGGGTAAAACTTGCCCTCGGGTCATAGTCTATACTGGTTGCATAGATTTCTAATACTTTCCTGTAAAATACTTTTTCGGAAGAACGAATGTCCCGAATCCGGTTGAGCAGCTCTTCAAAATATCCTCCACCTTGTTTCAGTAAATCATCATTCATGGTGAAACCTTTGATCAGATACTCCCGCAAACGCTCTGTTGCCCACATACGAAATTGCGTACCGCGAAGCGATTTTACCCGATAACCCACCGAGATGATTACATCAAGATTGTAGTGATTTACTTCATAATTTTTACCATCGGTAGCAGTTGTTCGGAAATTCCGAATAACTGAATTTTCATTCAGCTCGCCTTCTTCAAAAATATGTTTTATATGTTCGCTGATATTGGCTTTTGATGATTGAAACAATTCCACCATACCCGCCTGCGTCAGCCAAACGGTTTCGTTTTCCAAACGCACCTGGATTTTTATTTGTCCGTCATCGGATTGGTAGATCAGTATATCGCTATTGTTTTTTTCCGGCAGCACGTTTCTTTTTATGATTGGTAAAAATTCCTTGTTACTCTTTTTCTTCTTTGCTACAAGCAAAGTCGGCATCATTTCGGCTAATTTTACCTCTTCTACAATTTCTTTCAATCGTAAATCAGGATTCTGGTATTTTTTTGTTTCGTAATTGTAACTCAAATCACCAAACATTCCTATTCCAAATTTCATATTCAATATTTTTATTGCAAAGATCGATATTGGAACTGAGAAGAAAATTGATGTAAGTCACAAAGATATAATTTATAACTCGAAACCAAAAGCATAAATCGGTGTTGTTGATTTTCGAAGATGCAACATGCAAATGCAACATATTCATAAAATACTTTATTGTGAGATTACGATTATAGTACCCTTTGATACTTTCTACTGATTGATTATAGCCTTTGTTATAGTGCGTATTTCATTCATGGTCAAACAATTCTGCTGGATTTATTTTAAATTGCAACATCTTTGCAGTATCTCTGCCTCCATCACCACCTTTTCTTTGCATTGTAATTCTTCCTAATTTAAAATTCCCTCTTTTTGTAATTTCAATTTCTCCGTTTCCGAAATAATTCATACAGAAATTCATTGGTTTGAGTATCCACCTTGATTTTTCTCAACTTTTTGAGCAACCAACATCCATTCTGATGCAAATTTTCCCTGTCCTTTCAATAAATAAATTATTCATTGTATGTTCCTTTAATCTTTTTTCTGAAATTTCAACGTATTCTTTTGAGATTTCAGAACCAATCCACTTTCGTTTTAATAAATGTGCAATTTTTGCAGTAGTACCACTTCCCATAAAAGGGTCATAAACTAGGTCGTTTTCGTTAGTCCATGTATTAATTTGGTCTGCAACAAGTCTTTCTGAGAAAATAGCAGGATGGTTATATGCAATCTTATCTTTTGTTGAAATTCCACCGCCAATTGAATAAAAAAACACATTACCTACTTTCTTTTCTTTTGTTCTTTCAACTTTTTCATAATCAAGAGTACCATTTTTTCCTCTATTTTTCATGTTCGCAAGTCCTCGATATTTAGTAGATTCTGTTATTGGATTAAATGTTTTTGGACTTCCTTTTGAAAAAGCAAACATATACTCAAAATGTTGATGATACCTATTCCCTGTTTGAGGCATTGGATTATTTTTATAATATATCATGGTATCATGTAATCTAAACCCTATTTCTTTAAAATATAATGCCTGTTTAAAAGAAGTTCCTGTTTCACTTCCATCAATTGTTGCATCAGCTACAACCCAAATAATAACTCCTCCTTGTTTAATAATACGAAATAATTCTTTTGCTATTTTTTCAAATTCAAATTGATAGCCATTATAATTTCTTATATCGTCATAAGGTGGTGATGTGATTACAAAGTCAACATAGTTGTCTGACATATTTTTCATTGTAATCAAACAATTTTCGTTATATATTTTTTCAAGTTCCATGTTGCAAATTTAATCAATTATTTTCAATAAGCTCTGCTGTTTTTGTCTTTTTATAAGTATTATAACGTTTTCGACTAAACGATGTCCAGCAACTTTTAGCTCGCTTGCGAGTGTAAAAAAGATGATGGGGTGACAGAAGTCCAAACCCATCTTCTCAGTTTCAAAAAAACTGATAGGCTGGTCACTGTGGTTCATACTTTATTGACCGAAGTCAACGCACGAAAACTCTCAAAACTGCACTAAACGCAAAATACTAAAAACTATTCTAAAGCTCAAAACCTCTACCTTCCGATTTCTCAAAACTGAGAGCCATCATGTCGCCTTGGTTAAATAGCTTCACAATTCTGTCTGCAAAAAATTTATTTGTTTTAAAAAGAAATCCCGAATTCGGTTTGTTGGTCATCCCACTACCGTAAGAAACTTTTGAAATTAATTTTAACCCTAAACTTTCTGCTAATTTTATAAGACCGCCCATTGAATAATAATACAAATGTTCAGGTACATTCATATACCTCCAATTTTTACCAAAAAGTTTTGCTAATAATCCATATCTGCAAGTTGAGATAATCACCCTAGATTTTGGTTTTAGGTGAAGAAAAATTTTTTCTAAAGTTTCTCTTGGTTTGTGTAAATGTTCTATTGAAGCCCAAAGTGTGATTAGATCAAATTTTTCTTTGTGAGTTTTGTCCCACTCTAAAAAATCACAAATCTCGATATTTAGTTCAAGTGATTTTTTTCCATATTCTGCGGGAGCCTTAGCGACTTCTATTCCCTTGGAGTTCCAACCTTTTTGTTTTAAGTAGTCCACAAAATAGCCGGCAGCACACCCTACGTCGATTGAAGATCTCGTATCGGGTAATTTTTTCTCCCATTCAAAAAATTTTAAATCTTTTAAGTTTAATTCAAACACCCTCGAAATTTCTTTTCTGATTTTTTCAGAATAATAATTGTCGTAACCTCTATCGGTTCTTTTTGTAAAATATTCATCTGAGTAGTATTTTGAAACTTCAGAAAAATCCGGTTGGGGGTTGACTTGAACAAGTTTACAATTTGTGCACTTTACAACACGAAAGGTTTCCTTTAAAGAGCTCCCTTTTTCAAATAAAAACTCAAATTCATTAGAGCCACAAGTATTGCAAGAAATAGATTTCATTTTGGATAATCCGAAATAAAGTTTTTTACTATTTGAATAAACTCTTTTTGGTGGGTATAATGCAAATAGTGACCTGCACCTTTTATAATAGAAATTTCTGCATTTGAAAAAAATTTTTTTATTATAGAAGATTCATCTTTTTTTACATATTCACTAACTTCCCCGAGTATAAAAAGAGCCTTATTGGGATATATGATATTTTCATCTAAATTGAGCTTAAAGGCATCCCTTGAGTTTTCGAGTGTCTCTACATTCAGTTTCCATTTATAGCCAGTATCTATTTTTTCTAAATTCATCTGCAAAAATTGTCGAATAAAAGAATCTGTATAAATTTTCTCCATATCTCTGTCGATCAACTCTCTTGAGGTATATCCACTAACGTCCATTTTTAAACAAGCAAATTCATTTTTATAATCTAAAGGATAATTTTTTGGAGCAATATCTACCACGATCGGAAGAAGAATTTTTTTAGGATAAAGAAGTGAAAAAATAATTGTAACAAGTCCACCCATAGAATGACCGATTAGAATAGGATTTTGGATAGAGTTTATTTCCATTAGACGTAAAATATCATCTGCCATGTCTCGTAAATTATGTGTTTTAGAATGAAAAGAATCCCCATGGTTGCGAAGGTCAGGAGTGTAAACACGATTTGTGATACTTAACTCTTTTGCAATACTCACCCAATTTTTTGACGAGCCGAAAAGACCGTGTAAAATAATAATCTCTTGACCTGAGTCTCCATACTTTCTAAAAAAAAGATTTGGTTCAGCCATTTCTTTCCAATAGCACTATTGTTATGTCATCTTTTAAACTTAAAAATTCATTGAATTCGTTTACAGAGTGCATAATTTTTTTTATAAATAAATTACCACTAAGGTGGTGATTTTCAATAATCAGTTTTTTTAACCTTTCTTCTCCAAATAATTCTTTTTTACCTGTTTCTATTACGCCATCGGTAAGAAGTATCAACCTGTCTTTATTTTCTAAACTAAACTCGTGGTCATGCCAAACAGTTTCAGGAAAAGCTCCTAGTAATTTTCCCTTCACTTCCACTTCGATTAACTTATTTTTCAAAGGAGAATAAATAAACGGGTAGGCATGTCCTCCATTGGCACAAATAATTTTTCCGTCTTTTTTTAATATTAGATAAAACATCGTAAGAAAATTTCCAAAAAACTTTTTACAAATATTTTGATTCAAATACGTTAGTATTTCTGCCGGCGAAGAAATCAGAGGAGCAATAGAATCAAACTCTTGCTTTACTATAGATGCAATAAATGCCGACGCAATTCCATGACCTGAAACATCTGCAATAAAAATTCCCAGATCTCCATTGTGAAATTCTAAAAATCCATAAAGATCCCCTCCAACCTTATCCATGGGTTGATAAAAAGAATATATTTTATAGTTTTCTAAGGTAGGGGTTTTTTGAGGTAGAAGAGATTTTTGGATTTTTCTCGCTCTATCCAGGTCTTGTTCGATGATTGCATTTCTTTTTTGAAGTTCGTTCATTGCTTTATCAACAATCATTTTTTCGATTTCTAAATCTTCCGTTCTTTCTTTGATTCTTTTTTCTAATTGAGAATTAAATTGTTGAAGCTCTTCATTCAAACGCAAGGTTTCTCTTTGGGATACGTTTAACCTTCTACTCATCCAATTAAAATTTCTTGCGAGAGTAGAAAACTCATCCTTCCCTTTGAATTTTACCCGGTACAATAAATTTCCCTCGGATATAGATTTTATTCCTCGCTTCAATTCCTGAATTGGAGTTGTTATCATCTTTGCTAAAAAATGCGCTCCAATCCCCATCACGATAAGAATTAAAATTCCTGCTTTCAAAGAAACTATATAGATTAAGTTTTGAAAAGCTCTTAACTCTTTTTGCGAAACATCAACTTCTACAAATCCTATCGGTTGCGAATTGGAATCTCTGATAATAGCTATTGCCGACATAAAAGTTCCGTAATTACTTTTCCTGAATTTTGTTTCAATGTAATCAGTTTTAGAATGAATTGCGCCTTTGTAGAGTTTCATAAATTCCTGATTGGACACAACTTTTTGTCCGGGAACAGAAAGAGGAAAATTTTTCAAATTTAAGAATACTTGATATCTTAATTCTTTCAAATTATAAATAATAAATCCTTTGCAACCGGTGTGGTCTTTTTCAAAAGTATTTCCATTGCACATCATCTGGATTGGTTTTTTTTCTGTAAAAGTAAACAGAGTTTTGTTGTTGACTTGTACAGATTTATTTAAATCGTTTATAGAAACTTTGAAAACATAATCCTCAATTGCAATTTCAAAATCTGAAGAGTAAACTATTGAATCGTATTCAATTACAATCTTGCCTGTAGAATCTAAATACGTTAGGAATGCAAATTCGTTAGATTCAAACCATACTGAATCTTCTTTTGCAGAAATTCCATCTACTGCATAATAAAAATTTTGACTTACCGGATCAAAATTTACGCTAAAAATATAAGCAATATAACTTTCTGCAAGAAAGGCTTTCATTACGCTTTGGTAGTATGTGTAGTCTTGATTCTGAATTGTTTCTGGAGTCTTGAATTCTTTATGTTTTGCGGGATCAATAATTTTTGCGACTGAGGTAGCTATCCGTAATTTGTTGCGTAAAAATTTTTCTAGAAATAAATCACTGACTGCTTGGTACGTGAAGACTCCCATAACGAGTACGGCAGAAATACCAATTATCAAAAAAGTAGAAAATAATTTTAAACGTATTGTTGTCATTTATCTCCTACTTTTTAGTTTGTTTCCTTTAGAATGGTTTGAACTCTTGACCATACATAAATTGAATTGTTGTAGTTTCATTCAAACACACCCTAATGATAGCTTTCTATAATATCTTTTAAAGATTGCTCTATATCAAATTTTTTTGCCCAGCCTAATTTTTGCAATTTTTCCGAGGTTCCGAAAAGTCTTGGTGTGTCTGCCTTTCTGAATCTTGCCGGATCAACAGCAATTTCTATATTTGCGTTTGTAATCTGAATGATTTTATCAAGAATTTCTCGAATTGAAATATCTTCTCCAGAGCAAATATTATAAATTTCACCACTTTGCCCACGTTCCGCTAAAATCGAATAGGCTCGAACAACATCCCTAACGTCCAAAAAGTCTCTTTTAGAAGAAAGATTCCCGACAATAATTTCTTTTTTCGTTTTCTTAGCCTCCAGTACTTGTGTTATAAAACTCGGGACTACAAAAATTTCTCTTTGACCTACACCAATATGATTGAAAGGTCTTGCGATTATAATTTGTAAATTTTCGTATTGCAAAGCAAATTGTCTGCAAAAAATTTCTGCTGAAAGTTTACTCGCCGAATATGGGTTTACAGGATTGGGAAGAATTGTTTCATTCAAGGGATAGGATTTCTCTTCTTGTTTTCCGTAAACATCTGCACTGGATATATATATAAGTTTCGTTGTTTTGTTTAAATTTTTCATAGAGGATAAAATATTTAGCGTACCCTTTACGTTGATTTCTAAAGTTTCTTGCGGGTTTTCTATAGAAATTGGTACTGAGGCTTGGGCTGCAAGATGAAAAATTACGTCCGGCTGAATGGATTGTATCAGAGAATTTACAGACTTCTCGTTTCTAATATCTATTGGAATTAAATCCGGATCTGCTTCAATCGTATTTTCAAGCCCTGATCGATAGATTTTTTGAAAAGTATTTTTTAGCTCTGAAACTAAATATTTTCCTACAAATCCATTGGCACCGGTTATAAGACAATTCATCAAGTTCAAATAAAAAAAACCTGTGAAAATTAGGAAGGAAAATTCGTAACGGTTGACAAATTAAAAAATTCTGAATTCAATGGATTTTTCTTATTAATAATTTGGGAAATTAGTGAAAGTATTGGAAATTCAGAAGAAATCAGAAGATTTTGTAATCGAAATAAAAGATTCCTCCATTAATGTAGAAGACATTATGAGAGAGTTGGAATCTTCTTTAAGCAAACGAAATGTATCAAAAGATGAAATAGAACGAATTTCGGGTTTTCGATTTTCACCTAAGTCGCTTGCCGGGTTTAGAGAATTTGATCCATCGTTCACTGCCAATTTATTTGAAAAAGGAATCTCGGTTCCAAAATTCACCAACCCTTCTCTTTGGTTTATCAAAGGTCCACTCAAATGGATTGTAGTTAAACTGGTAGAGGTCTATTCCTTTGTGGATAAGAAACTTTCAGAAAATAGAATACGAGCTTTTTACAATGTGCTCCATGAATTGATTTTGCTTCGTTCCAAGCACGAG containing:
- a CDS encoding SpoIIE family protein phosphatase; amino-acid sequence: MTTIRLKLFSTFLIIGISAVLVMGVFTYQAVSDLFLEKFLRNKLRIATSVAKIIDPAKHKEFKTPETIQNQDYTYYQSVMKAFLAESYIAYIFSVNFDPVSQNFYYAVDGISAKEDSVWFESNEFAFLTYLDSTGKIVIEYDSIVYSSDFEIAIEDYVFKVSINDLNKSVQVNNKTLFTFTEKKPIQMMCNGNTFEKDHTGCKGFIIYNLKELRYQVFLNLKNFPLSVPGQKVVSNQEFMKLYKGAIHSKTDYIETKFRKSNYGTFMSAIAIIRDSNSQPIGFVEVDVSQKELRAFQNLIYIVSLKAGILILIVMGIGAHFLAKMITTPIQELKRGIKSISEGNLLYRVKFKGKDEFSTLARNFNWMSRRLNVSQRETLRLNEELQQFNSQLEKRIKERTEDLEIEKMIVDKAMNELQKRNAIIEQDLDRARKIQKSLLPQKTPTLENYKIYSFYQPMDKVGGDLYGFLEFHNGDLGIFIADVSGHGIASAFIASIVKQEFDSIAPLISSPAEILTYLNQNICKKFFGNFLTMFYLILKKDGKIICANGGHAYPFIYSPLKNKLIEVEVKGKLLGAFPETVWHDHEFSLENKDRLILLTDGVIETGKKELFGEERLKKLIIENHHLSGNLFIKKIMHSVNEFNEFLSLKDDITIVLLERNG
- a CDS encoding class I SAM-dependent methyltransferase gives rise to the protein MKSISCNTCGSNEFEFLFEKGSSLKETFRVVKCTNCKLVQVNPQPDFSEVSKYYSDEYFTKRTDRGYDNYYSEKIRKEISRVFELNLKDLKFFEWEKKLPDTRSSIDVGCAAGYFVDYLKQKGWNSKGIEVAKAPAEYGKKSLELNIEICDFLEWDKTHKEKFDLITLWASIEHLHKPRETLEKIFLHLKPKSRVIISTCRYGLLAKLFGKNWRYMNVPEHLYYYSMGGLIKLAESLGLKLISKVSYGSGMTNKPNSGFLFKTNKFFADRIVKLFNQGDMMALSFEKSEGRGFEL
- a CDS encoding transposase, whose translation is MIRRNNYGKEFKEKIVMEILSGQSSVSQIAQREKVNPQTIRNWRNEIDTGKFEQNNQTEFALRKRVAELEGALANLALDNHILKKAQKYLQDWKQKEKLSGSISHQNLEL
- a CDS encoding IS3 family transposase translates to MSARLEAKREIIRKYLAPEFGIVKSCKALEISISSFYYQSDAKIKRKQEDKQLIEKIEAYLDLMPQSGYRSVTYFLRNDMKINHKRVYRIMHENLLKCSPKRAYHHATTDSKHNLKKYPNLLKDKSINHARVIVGDVTFFDVQGKNHYLASLMDMENREVIGRAVSDKLNSELVRSAFESALMNRGSLEGYIHHTDSDRRYCSHEYIELLNNSKIQISMCLGNAYENAHAESFNKTIKYQEINISCYADKIEAAKSIFQFIDRYNSIRPHSALGGLSPLQFKNKQKI
- a CDS encoding alpha/beta fold hydrolase; the encoded protein is MAEPNLFFRKYGDSGQEIIILHGLFGSSKNWVSIAKELSITNRVYTPDLRNHGDSFHSKTHNLRDMADDILRLMEINSIQNPILIGHSMGGLVTIIFSLLYPKKILLPIVVDIAPKNYPLDYKNEFACLKMDVSGYTSRELIDRDMEKIYTDSFIRQFLQMNLEKIDTGYKWKLNVETLENSRDAFKLNLDENIIYPNKALFILGEVSEYVKKDESSIIKKFFSNAEISIIKGAGHYLHYTHQKEFIQIVKNFISDYPK
- the mtnP gene encoding S-methyl-5'-thioadenosine phosphorylase, with the protein product MKEKVKAAIIGGTGLYGLDGMEIIEEIHPDTPWGKPSDKITIGKYKGKLVAFLPRHGKGHFISPTEIPNQANICALKNIGVEEIVAFSSVGSLREEIKPLDFVLPDQIIDRTKGNRPSTFFGNGIVAHASFGDPFSKNLSDRIEACGKNLGITIHTKKTVVCMEGPLFSTRAESNMYRMLGGDIINMSVLPEAKLAREAEIAYQMVCMSTDYDSWKEHEEPVTTEFIIGNLTKNGENAKKLVSCLIEFIGNGDDLSLVGSTKFSILTSPEKRNKAQLEKIHALLPNCV
- a CDS encoding virulence RhuM family protein; the encoded protein is MPTLLVAKKKKSNKEFLPIIKRNVLPEKNNSDILIYQSDDGQIKIQVRLENETVWLTQAGMVELFQSSKANISEHIKHIFEEGELNENSVIRNFRTTATDGKNYEVNHYNLDVIISVGYRVKSLRGTQFRMWATERLREYLIKGFTMNDDLLKQGGGYFEELLNRIRDIRSSEKVFYRKVLEIYATSIDYDPRASFTQQFFQTVQNKLHWAAHGHTAAEIIYQRANAKLPFMGLTDFKGKKPTKQEIAVAKNYLSEEELAVLNRLVSAYLDIAEINAMQHKPMYMIDWIEVLDGIINVVGLWWNNRQAIFNAHDYGLRVIFKDSVLSIINLKTKILRRPCRAN
- a CDS encoding site-specific DNA-methyltransferase, producing MELEKIYNENCLITMKNMSDNYVDFVITSPPYDDIRNYNGYQFEFEKIAKELFRIIKQGGVIIWVVADATIDGSETGTSFKQALYFKEIGFRLHDTMIYYKNNPMPQTGNRYHQHFEYMFAFSKGSPKTFNPITESTKYRGLANMKNRGKNGTLDYEKVERTKEKKVGNVFFYSIGGGISTKDKIAYNHPAIFSERLVADQINTWTNENDLVYDPFMGSGTTAKIAHLLKRKWIGSEISKEYVEISEKRLKEHTMNNLFIERTGKICIRMDVGCSKS